From the genome of Carassius auratus strain Wakin chromosome 26, ASM336829v1, whole genome shotgun sequence, one region includes:
- the LOC113044516 gene encoding UDP-glucuronosyltransferase 2C1-like isoform X3 produces the protein MPSRKHKPGAMNRQSFQSCGQIRLTVLLLMTVPVVQSGKVLVFPVDGSHWVNMNILVEALHAKGHDVTVIRMPDSWYIKEFSPHYTSITLNSPGGFEEEFFEMFAFRLMKILREGTTWARLKLEIEMWENVGKMFKIKSEMIVNMFEDQQLMQSLKDTKYDLVLTDPVDFGGILLAHHFKLPIVYNVRWTVCNEAHYVIAPSPLSYVPLPMLELSDRMSFLERVKNVVMYIITETQVAFMIAPTYNALCERFIGPGVSFLTLVQSADLWLHRVDFIFEFPRPTMPNIVYMGGFQCKPSKPLPRDLEDFVQSSGDHGVIIMSLGTLIGQLPDDVAEAIAEAFAELPQKIIWRYKGKRPSALGNNTLMMDWMPQNDLLGHPKTRAFVAHGGTNGIQEAIYHGVPIIGFGLIFDQPDNLAKMRVRGVAKTVDFATVDKDSFLKTVKEVLYDPSYRENMQRLSRLHKDVPVKPLDNAIFWIEFVMRHKGAAHLRTESYKMPWYSYHSVDVILFLLSAVSLIILTIYAVIRYFCCRICMRKTKNKSK, from the exons ATGCCATCTAGGAAACACAAACCAG GTGCCATGAACAGACAGAGTTTTCAGTCGTGTGGCCAAATCAGATTAACAGTTCTGCTGCTGATGACTGTCCCAGTTGTTCAAAGTGGGAAGGTTCTTGTGTTTCCAGTGGATGGCAGTCACTGGGTCAACATGAACATCTTGGTGGAGGCACTTCACGCCAAAGGTCACGATGTTACAGTCATTCGGATGCCAGACAGCTGGTACATTAAAGAATTCTCACCTCACTACACATCAATCACTCTGAATTCTCCTGGAGGATTCGAAGAAGAATTTTTTGAGATGTTTGCATTCAGACTTATGAAAATCCTGAGAGAAGGTACCACCTGGGCTCGTCTGAAGCTGGAGATAGAGATGTGGGAAAATGTTGGAaagatgtttaaaataaaaagtgagatGATAGTCAACATGTTTGAAGACCAACAGCTAATGCAGTCATTAAAAGACACCAAATATGATTTGGTTCTTACAGATCCAGTTGATTTTGGAGGCATTTTATTGGCTCACCATTTCAAACTACCCATTGTCTACAATGTCCGTTGGACAGTGTGCAATGAGGCTCATTATGTAATAGCTCCTTCTCCACTTTCTTATGTTCCTTTGCCAATGCTGGAGTTATCAGATCGCATGAGTTTCTTGGAGAGAGTGAAGAATGTTGTAATGTACATCATAACTGAAACACAAGTTGCCTTTATGATTGCTCCAACATATAATGCACTTTGCGAACGTTTTATTGGCCCTGGAGTGTCCTTCCTTACGCTAGTTCAGAGTGCTGATCTGTGGCTACATAGAgtggattttatttttgaattccCGCGTCCCACTATGCCAAACATTGTCTACATGGGAGGTTTTCAGTGCAAGCCATCAAAACCTCTTCCCCGGGATCTGGAGGACTTTGTGCAGAGCTCTGGTGATCATGGTGTCATCATCATGTCTCTGGGCACTCTCATTGGTCAGCTTCCCGATGATGTGGCTGAGGCGATTGCTGAAGCTTTTGCAGAACTTCCACAGAAGATCATCTGGAGGTACAAAGGAAAGAGACCATCTGCTCTAGGAAacaacaccttaatgatggactGGATGCCTCAGAATGATCTTCTGGGGCATCCTAAGACCAGAGCCTTTGTGGCACATGGAGGAACCAATGGCATTCAAGAAGCCATTTACCACGGGGTCCCAATCATTGGATTTGGGCTGATTTTTGACCAGCCTGATAATCTTGCAAAAATGAGAGTACGAGGTGTAGCCAAGACTGTAGACTTTGCCACAGTGGATAAGGACTCCTTCCTTAAAACTGTGAAAGAGGTGCTTTATGATCCCTCTTATCGGGAGAACATGCAGAGGCTCTCAAGGCTTCACAAGGACGTTCCAGTGAAACCTCTGGACAACGCCATCTTCTGGATTGAGTTTGTTATGAGGCACAAAGGTGCTGCTCACTTGCGCACAGAGTCTTACAAAATGCCCTGGTACTCTTATCACTCTGTTGATGTCATACTGTTCCTGCTTTCTGCTGTGTCACTCATAATCTTGACTATATATGCAGTAATCAGATATTTCTGCTGCAGAATATgcatgagaaaaacaaaaaacaaaagcaaatga
- the LOC113044518 gene encoding UDP-glucuronosyltransferase 2C1-like isoform X1 has product MPSRKHKPGTMNGQVFQVLGPFVLTLLLTTVPVVQSGKVLVFPVDGSHWVNMNILVEALHAKGHDVTVIRMADSWYIKEFSPHYTSITLRSEGGFGEEFLEKFVSRLLGIMREGSTWARLKLEIEMWQSSIKMIEIESEMIVNMIEDQQLMQSLKDAKYDLILTDPAMFGGILLGHYLKLPIVYNVRWTLFSEAHFFIAPSPLSYVPFPMLELSDRMSFFERVKNVVMYAITETLVAILFTPISNALCEQFIGQGTSYFSLTQSADLWLHRVDFIFEFPRPTMPNIVYMGGFQCKPSKPLPRDLEDFVQSSGDHGVIIMSLGTLIGQLPDDVAEAIAEAFAELPQKIIWRYKGKRPSALGNNTLMMDWMPQNDLLGHPKTRAFVAHGGTNGIQEAIYHGVPIIGFGLIFDQPDNLAKMRVRGVAKTVDFATVDKDSFLKTVKEVLYDPSYRENMQRLSRLHKDVPVKPLDNAIFWIEFVMRHKGAAHLRTESYKMPWYSYHSVDVILFLLSAVSLIILTIYAVIRYFCCRICMRKTKNKLK; this is encoded by the exons ATGCCATCTAGGAAACACAAACCAG GAACTATGAACGGACAGGTTTTTCAAGTGCTTGGGCCATTTGTGCTAACTCTTCTACTGACAACTGTCCCAGTTGTTCAAAGCGGGAAGGTTCTTGTGTTTCCAGTGGATGGCAGTCACTGGGTCAACATGAACATCTTGGTGGAGGCACTTCACGCCAAAGGTCACGATGTTACAGTCATTCGGATGGCAGACAGCTGGTACATTAAAGAATTCTCACCTCACTACACATCAATCACTCTGAGGTCTGAAGGAGGATTTGGTGAAGAATTCCTTGAGAAGTTTGTATCGAGACTTTTAGGAATTATGAGGGAAGGTTCCACCTGGGCTCGTCTGAAGCTGGAGATAGAGATGTGGCAAAGTTCTATTAAGATGATTGAAATAGAAAGTGAGATGATAGTCAACATGATAGAAGACCAGCAACTAATGCAGTCATTAAAAGACGCCAAGTATGATTTGATTCTGACTGATCCGGCCATGTTTGGAGGGATCTTACTGGGTCACTATCTCAAACTGCCCATTGTCTACAATGTCCGTTGGACATTGTTCAGTGAGGCTCATTTTTTTATAGCTCCTTCTCCTCTTTCATATGTACCTTTTCCAATGCTGGAATTATCAGACCGCATGAGTTTCTTTGAAAGAGTGAAGAATGTAGTGATGTACGCCATAACTGAAACACTGGTTGCTATCTTGTTTACTCCAATTAGTAATGCACTTTGCGAACAGTTCATCGGCCAAGGAACATCCTACTTTTCTTTAACTCAGAGTGCTGATCTGTGGCTCCACAgagttgattttatttttgaattccCCCGTCCCACCATGCCAAACATTGTCTACATGGGAGGTTTTCAATGCAAGCCATCAAAACCTCTTCCCCGGGATCTGGAGGACTTTGTGCAGAGCTCTGGTGATCATGGTGTCATCATCATGTCTCTGGGCACTCTCATTGGTCAGCTTCCCGATGATGTGGCTGAGGCGATTGCTGAAGCTTTTGCAGAACTTCCACAGAAGATCATCTGGAGGTACAAAGGAAAGAGACCATCTGCTCTAGGAAacaacaccttaatgatggactGGATGCCTCAGAATGATCTTCTGGGGCATCCTAAGACCAGAGCCTTTGTGGCACATGGAGGAACCAATGGGATTCAAGAAGCCATTTACCACGGGGTCCCAATCATTGGATTTGGGCTGATTTTTGACCAGCCTGATAATCTTGCAAAAATGAGAGTACGAGGTGTAGCTAAGACTGTAGACTTTGCCACAGTGGATAAGGACTCCTTCCTTAAAACTGTGAAAGAGGTGCTTTATGATCCCTCTTATCGGGAGAACATGCAGAGGCTCTCAAGGCTTCACAAGGACGTTCCAGTGAAACCTCTGGACAACGCCATCTTCTGGATTGAGTTTGTTATGAGGCACAAAGGTGCTGCTCACTTGCGCACAGAGTCTTACAAAATGCCCTGGTACTCTTATCACTCTGTTGATGTCATACTGTTCCTGCTTTCTGCTGTGTCACTCATAATCTTGACTATATATGCAGTAATCAGATATTTCTGCTGCAGAATATgcatgagaaaaacaaaaaacaaactaaaataa
- the LOC113044516 gene encoding UDP-glucuronosyltransferase 2C1-like isoform X1, producing the protein MPSRKHKPAGAMNRQSFQSCGQIRLTVLLLMTVPVVQSGKVLVFPVDGSHWVNMNILVEALHAKGHDVTVIRMPDSWYIKEFSPHYTSITLNSPGGFEEEFFEMFAFRLMKILREGTTWARLKLEIEMWENVGKMFKIKSEMIVNMFEDQQLMQSLKDTKYDLVLTDPVDFGGILLAHHFKLPIVYNVRWTVCNEAHYVIAPSPLSYVPLPMLELSDRMSFLERVKNVVMYIITETQVAFMIAPTYNALCERFIGPGVSFLTLVQSADLWLHRVDFIFEFPRPTMPNIVYMGGFQCKPSKPLPRDLEDFVQSSGDHGVIIMSLGTLIGQLPDDVAEAIAEAFAELPQKIIWRYKGKRPSALGNNTLMMDWMPQNDLLGHPKTRAFVAHGGTNGIQEAIYHGVPIIGFGLIFDQPDNLAKMRVRGVAKTVDFATVDKDSFLKTVKEVLYDPSYRENMQRLSRLHKDVPVKPLDNAIFWIEFVMRHKGAAHLRTESYKMPWYSYHSVDVILFLLSAVSLIILTIYAVIRYFCCRICMRKTKNKSK; encoded by the exons ATGCCATCTAGGAAACACAAACCAG CAGGTGCCATGAACAGACAGAGTTTTCAGTCGTGTGGCCAAATCAGATTAACAGTTCTGCTGCTGATGACTGTCCCAGTTGTTCAAAGTGGGAAGGTTCTTGTGTTTCCAGTGGATGGCAGTCACTGGGTCAACATGAACATCTTGGTGGAGGCACTTCACGCCAAAGGTCACGATGTTACAGTCATTCGGATGCCAGACAGCTGGTACATTAAAGAATTCTCACCTCACTACACATCAATCACTCTGAATTCTCCTGGAGGATTCGAAGAAGAATTTTTTGAGATGTTTGCATTCAGACTTATGAAAATCCTGAGAGAAGGTACCACCTGGGCTCGTCTGAAGCTGGAGATAGAGATGTGGGAAAATGTTGGAaagatgtttaaaataaaaagtgagatGATAGTCAACATGTTTGAAGACCAACAGCTAATGCAGTCATTAAAAGACACCAAATATGATTTGGTTCTTACAGATCCAGTTGATTTTGGAGGCATTTTATTGGCTCACCATTTCAAACTACCCATTGTCTACAATGTCCGTTGGACAGTGTGCAATGAGGCTCATTATGTAATAGCTCCTTCTCCACTTTCTTATGTTCCTTTGCCAATGCTGGAGTTATCAGATCGCATGAGTTTCTTGGAGAGAGTGAAGAATGTTGTAATGTACATCATAACTGAAACACAAGTTGCCTTTATGATTGCTCCAACATATAATGCACTTTGCGAACGTTTTATTGGCCCTGGAGTGTCCTTCCTTACGCTAGTTCAGAGTGCTGATCTGTGGCTACATAGAgtggattttatttttgaattccCGCGTCCCACTATGCCAAACATTGTCTACATGGGAGGTTTTCAGTGCAAGCCATCAAAACCTCTTCCCCGGGATCTGGAGGACTTTGTGCAGAGCTCTGGTGATCATGGTGTCATCATCATGTCTCTGGGCACTCTCATTGGTCAGCTTCCCGATGATGTGGCTGAGGCGATTGCTGAAGCTTTTGCAGAACTTCCACAGAAGATCATCTGGAGGTACAAAGGAAAGAGACCATCTGCTCTAGGAAacaacaccttaatgatggactGGATGCCTCAGAATGATCTTCTGGGGCATCCTAAGACCAGAGCCTTTGTGGCACATGGAGGAACCAATGGCATTCAAGAAGCCATTTACCACGGGGTCCCAATCATTGGATTTGGGCTGATTTTTGACCAGCCTGATAATCTTGCAAAAATGAGAGTACGAGGTGTAGCCAAGACTGTAGACTTTGCCACAGTGGATAAGGACTCCTTCCTTAAAACTGTGAAAGAGGTGCTTTATGATCCCTCTTATCGGGAGAACATGCAGAGGCTCTCAAGGCTTCACAAGGACGTTCCAGTGAAACCTCTGGACAACGCCATCTTCTGGATTGAGTTTGTTATGAGGCACAAAGGTGCTGCTCACTTGCGCACAGAGTCTTACAAAATGCCCTGGTACTCTTATCACTCTGTTGATGTCATACTGTTCCTGCTTTCTGCTGTGTCACTCATAATCTTGACTATATATGCAGTAATCAGATATTTCTGCTGCAGAATATgcatgagaaaaacaaaaaacaaaagcaaatga